The sequence below is a genomic window from Mycobacterium spongiae.
GAGTCGGTGGCCGGTCTCACGTCGATGGATGAGGTCAAGCACCTTAACGTCCAGGTGAATCGATTGCGTCGGTGGCACGTTGATGGGTTGTTGTGCATCGGCGACGCGGCGCACGCGATGTCCCCGGTCGGAGGGGTCGGCATCAACCTGGCCGTGCAAGATGCCGTCGCGGCGGCGACCGTGTTGGCCGATCCGCTGCGCAGGCACCGGGTGACATGTCGCGACCTGGCGGCGGTCCGTCGTCGTCGGGTGGTTCCCACCGCGGTGACCCAAGCGGTGCAACGGATGTTGCACCGCAGGTTGCTCGGCCCGCTGCTGCGTGGTGCGGACCCCACCCCTCCGGCGATGCTGCTTCGCCTGGTCGAGCGGCTGCCGTGGCTCTCGGGGCTACCTGCCTACTTCGTCGGTGTCGGGGTGCGGCCCGAGAACGCCCCGGCGTTCGCCCGTCGCGGCGGCCCTACCAGCTAGCCTGCTCAGGCGGCGGCGACCGGTCCGCTTAGGTGCTAGCGTCTGTGCGTGACTGGACACGGGGCACCGGTGCGGATCGGCATTCTGGGCGCGGCCAACATCGCGCCGGCGGCGGTCATCAAGCCGGCCGCGGGCCACGTCGAGGCCCTTGTCGCCGCGGTGGCAGCACGCGACCCGTCACGGGCGCAGGCCTTTGCCACCAAACACGGGATCGCCCGGGTCCACGACAGCTACGAGGCACTGATCGCCGACCCGGCCCTCGACGCCGTCTACATTCCGCTGCCCAATGGCTTGCACGGCGAATGGACTCGGGCTGCATTGGCGGCCGGTAAGCACGTGCTGTGCGAAAAACCGTTTACCGCCAATGCCGCCGAAGCTGCTGAGATCGCCGAACTGGCCGCCGCCTCGGATCGGGTAGTGATGGAGGCCTTCCATTACCGCTACCATCCGCTGACGTTGCGCATCGAACAGATCATCGGGTCCGGCGAACTGGGCACGCTGCAGCGGGTGGAGACGGCGATGTGCTTCCCGCTGCCAAAGTTCTCCGACATCCGCTACAACTACTCGCTTGCCGGCGGCGCGACGATGGATGCCGGTTGCTACGCGGTTCATATGGCCCGCCTGTTCGGCGGAGAGAGCCCGGAAGTGGTTTCGGCACAGGCGAAGACGCGCGATCAACAGGTGGACCGTGCCATGACGGCCGAGCTGCGTTTTGCTGGTGGGCACACGGGCCAGGTCCGTTGCTCGATGTGGTCGTCGGACCTGCTCAACATCAGCGCCAGGGTGGTTGGCGATCGCGGCGAGCTGAGAGTGCTCAATCCCGTTGTTCCCCAGTTTTTCCACCGGCTGACGGTGCGGGCAGCACGCGGCAAAAGGGTGGAACGTTTTCCACGTCGGCCGTCCTACGCCTATCAACTCGACGCATTTGCCGGCGCTGTGTTGCACGGGCGAGCGGTCACGACGACGCCGGAGGATGCGGTCAAGAACATGACCGTCATCGATGCGATCTACCAAGCCGCCGGGCTCCCACTGCGCAACCCGAGTTAACACCCTGCCCAGTGCGGCTTTGACACCGAGCACGCTCGTGGCAAAGGCGAGTGGCCGGATCGAGAACGACGCTCCTGCAACGCGAGTACCGTGGAAGTCACGCGCGGTCGGTGGCGGTTCGGATTAAACGCCAGTGCGATGTTGGTTGGGCCGCTCGTTAGGGGGATCAGTGATGAATATCAAGAAAATCGGAGGGACGGTCGGACTCGCCGGCCTGCTGGGTGCCGTATCGCTGGGGCTCGGTCCGGGCATCGCGCAGGCCGATCCCGGGCCGCGAATCCCACGACCACCGGGACCGCATGTCGACCATCCGATCAACCCGCGTCCGTTATCGCCGGGGCACATCAAGCAGGTCTGCCCCTGGCACTCACCGCCGGGCCACTGGATTGGGGGGCCGCACGGGATACCCTGCACCTGAACAGATTCGCTGCGAACACCACCGGGAAGGCGCGCCGTGGCTGGCTGAGCGTTCCCTGTGACTCACCTGTGACGGCTGGGCTGAATATGCGGCGTCGACTAGCGTAAAGCCCGCAGCTGGTTTGCTGGCGGCATCTGCGTGTCGTCAGCATCAATCGGCGACCGCTTATTCAGGTTCGCCGTGAGAGGGAACCCGGTGTGAATCCGGGACTGTCCCGCAGCGGTATGCAGGAACGAACGCCGTCATCGGCACTGGCCCACAGCTCTGGGGCCGGGAAGCGACGGCCAGTAGGCGCAGCGTTTTGGCTGCGTGCCTGTGAGTCCGAAGACCTGCCAGTTGCGCCGGGCGAGTGTCGCCCGGCGCGCGTCGCCTCGTGGATCGGGCGGACGGCCATCGCGAAGAGCAGGGTTGCGCTGATTGGAGCGCCGGTGATCAGCTCTCGCGGCTGCAACGTCCCATCGGGCGGCGGGCATCCCGTCGTATCGGAGGACGTTTGATGGTAGGCCGAGCCCCGAGAGGCCATGCAGCGAGCTGCGATGGCCTATGCGGCGTCGACCGGCATCCGGGTGCTGGCGGTGGTCGATGACCGCACCGATGTGGCTGGCGTCGCCGCCGGAGGTGCATTCGGTGCTGCTGAGTAGCGGCCCCGGACCCGGCCCGCTGCTGGCCTCGGCGGCGCAGTGGAGTTCGCTCAGCGTCACCTACACCGACGCAGCTGACGAGTTGGCCATTTTGCTCGGTGATGTGGCGGCCGGCGCCTGGGAGGGGCCGACATCTGGGTCCTATGTGGCGGCCCACGCGCCGTATCTCGCGTGGCTCATGCAGGCCGGCGCCGACAGCGCCGCGATGGCCGCCCAACAACAAGCCACGGCCGTCGCCTACTCCACTGCCTTGGCCGCGATGCCGACGATGGCGGAGCTGGCCGGCAATCACGCCACTCACGCAGTGCTGACGGCCACGAACTTCTTTGGTATCAACACCATCCCAATCGCGCTCAACGAAGCCGACTACGTCCGGATGTGGATTCAGGCCGCCACCGTCATGGGTACCTACCAGGTAGCCTCGACCGCGGCTGTTGCCGCCACACCGCAGACCACACCGGCCCCCCCGATCGTGAAAGTCGACGGGCAGGCGGTCGCAGCCGCCCAAGCAGCAACGTCGCCCGCCGACAATCTCAGTCCGTTCGAACAATGGCTGCTGCGGATCTACACCGAGTTCTACAACGCGGTACTACAACCGTTTGTTGACTGGGTGGCGAACATCCCGTTTCTGCAAGCCATGTTTTCTGGCATCGATCCTTTTCTGCTCATTCTCGGTAATCCGCTGACCTACCTCAGCCCGGCGAACATCGCGTTCGCCCTCGGCTTCCCGATGGATATCGGTACCTACGTGGCTCTGCTGTCGCAAACATTCGCCTTCATCGCTGCGGACCTGGCTGCTGCGTTCGCCACCGGTAACCCGGTCACCATCGGCTTCACCATCCTGTTCACCGGCGTCGAAGCCGTTGGGACGATCATCACCGATACGATCGCGTTGCTGAAGACCCTGCTCGAACAGACCGTTGGGCTGCTCCCGGCGCTGCTGCCGCTGCTGACCTCGCCGTTACTGGCGTCGGGTGCGGTGCTCGCACCGATCGGCGCCAAGGGTGTGGCGGCGCTGGTTGCCGTGCCGCCACCGCCGCCACCGGTCGCGCCCGCCGCACCGCCGCTGGCAGCGCTTGCGCCAAGCGGACCCACGTCGGCGCCAGCCCCGACGCCGGCCCCCGTCGAGGCGACCGCCGCGGCACCGGCGCCGGGCCCGCCACCGCCAGCGGCTACCGCTCCACCCTCGGTGACCGGTGCCGGCGTGGGCGCGCACATGAACGGCCTTGCCTACCTGGTGGGCGACCTGGATTCGGCAGCTAAGCGGGCCGCGGGCACCGCCGCCAGGAGAAAGGCACCGCAACCGGACAGCGCCGAGGTACCCGAGGCCGCGGCGACCCCTCAGGAGCAGCAGCCGCGTCGCCCACCGCGCCGGCGGGCGAAGGCCCAGAAGCTCGGTCGCGGCTACGAGTATGCCGACTTGGAGGACGACGCCGACGTGCCAGCTGCCGCGGCTTGCTCCGCGAACAAAGACCGGTTGGCCGCGGTGGTCGCCTCCGATGACTGCGCCGGAATCCTGGGGTTTGCTGGGGTGGCGCAGAAGAACGGTGCCGGCCCCCCGGCAGGGTTGATCTCACGTGCCGGCGACGCGTTCGATCGTAGGCCTCGCATGCCCATGGTTCCCGGCACCTGGGAAGCCGAGCCAGCGCGGCCCCAGAATGCCTCCGGTGAGTCGGGCAGTCGAGCGGGCCATGAAGAAACTCGTTCGGCTGACGGTTGGCGAAGGCAGCAAAGGAGTGTGTCATGACGTTGCGAGTGGTTCCTGAGGGTTTGGCCGGCGCCAGCGCCGCAGTGGAGGCTTTGACGGCGCGGCTGGCGGCTGCGCAGGCCGCGGCTGCTCCGCTGACTGCCGTGGTGGTGCCGCCAGCGGCGGACCCGGTGTCCGTGGAAACCGCCGCGGGGTTTAGTGCCAGCGGCGAGGAGCACGCCGTGGTTGCTGCCCAGGGTGTTGAAGAGCTTGGGCGCGCGGGTGTCGGGGTCGGCGAATCTGGCGCAAGCTATCTCGCCGGCGATGTGGCCGCAGCCGCGACCTACGGGATCTCTGGCGGCTGACTGGTTCGACGGGTCGCGACACGGCTTTTTACGACAGTCAATGACCGAGTTTTGTATCGAGTGGACCCGAAAGGGTCAAAAGGACCGACAGGACCGAAAGGACCGAAAGGACCGAAAGGACCGAAAGGAAAGGTGCAATGAGTCTTCTCGACGCTCATATTCCGCAATTGGTGGCGTCGCAATCGGCGTTCGCCGCCAAGGCTGGGCTGATGCGACACACCGTTGGCCAGGCCGAGCAGGCGGCGATGTCGGCCCAGGCCTTCCACCAGGGCGAGGCCGCCGCCGCATTTCAGGGTGCCCATGCGCGTTTTGTGGCGGCAGCGGCCAAGGTGAACACCTTGTTGGACGTCGCTCAGGCGAACTTGGGTGAGGCTGCCGGTACCTACGTCGCCGCCGACGCGGCGGCCGCATCCAGCTACACCGGCTTCTGACCACCACAGCCGAAAGGGGTTTCTGATGTCACAGATCATGTACAACTACCCGGCCATGCTGGCTCACGCCGGAGACATGTCGGGCTACGCCGGAACGTTGCAGGGGCTGGGTGCGGACATCGCGGCGGAACAGGCCGCGCTGCAGAACGCCTGGCAGGGCGATACCGGGATTACCTACCAGGCATGGCAAGCCCAGTGGAACCAGGCAATGGAAGACCTGGTGCGGGCCTACCAGGCAATGGCCACCACCCACGAAGCCAACACCATGTCCATGATGGCTCGCGACCAGGCCGAGGCCGCCAAGTGGGGCGGCTAGCCTGCGGCGCACCATCGCTTGCGGCGAACCGCGCTCTTCGGTCGTCGGCGCGGAGCCACGACTCCGTGGCGATAGCCCTGGATAACACTGGGTGGGTGAATTGTTCGCTCGCCCAATCAATTCCAGCGGCTGCGATAGACGCGAACCTGCAGGGTTTGCCCGCGATGCTGCCCGGTTTCCCTCGTCGTAATGAGCGAAAGCGCTTGGCTGGGAACTCTTATGCTAGACGGCACCCTTGTGCGCAACGACGAGGTCGGCGGCGGCGCGCATCCGATCGGACAATTGCAGTAGATCGTGCTCGCACACCCCATTGGGGACGGTGTAGGCGAGTTGCCGCAACTCCACGGCGTAGTGGCGCAGATCCTGGCGGAGTTGTATTTCAGCTGTAGGCATACTTCTCTCCGTCGACAGATGTTAGGTGCCCGACTTGCTGACAGACACACTTCGAATTTAGGTAGTCGGGTGCCGGTCGGCGACGTACACAAGCCGTTTCTACGGACTTTGACAAACTGTTCACAGCCCATCAAGCGTGCTTCTGTGGCACATTGGGCGCGCCTACGAGCGCTCCGGTAGGCGTCTACTGTCGGGTTTGCCGCATGATGCGGCTGCCTTTGTGCAGCGCTACGCAATGTGGTGAGCTTCGGTGCAACCGTGGGTCGGGGTCATTGCGCCCAATGTCGTCAGCATCGCGGCGCCAGCGTGCCGCCACGTGAACATCTCAGCGCGGCGCCGTGCACTGCGGCGGCGCTCGTTCTCGGGTCGGCTGATGATGGTGCGGACCGATTCGGCGATCGCCGGCGCGTGGT
It includes:
- a CDS encoding PPE family protein, which translates into the protein MWLASPPEVHSVLLSSGPGPGPLLASAAQWSSLSVTYTDAADELAILLGDVAAGAWEGPTSGSYVAAHAPYLAWLMQAGADSAAMAAQQQATAVAYSTALAAMPTMAELAGNHATHAVLTATNFFGINTIPIALNEADYVRMWIQAATVMGTYQVASTAAVAATPQTTPAPPIVKVDGQAVAAAQAATSPADNLSPFEQWLLRIYTEFYNAVLQPFVDWVANIPFLQAMFSGIDPFLLILGNPLTYLSPANIAFALGFPMDIGTYVALLSQTFAFIAADLAAAFATGNPVTIGFTILFTGVEAVGTIITDTIALLKTLLEQTVGLLPALLPLLTSPLLASGAVLAPIGAKGVAALVAVPPPPPPVAPAAPPLAALAPSGPTSAPAPTPAPVEATAAAPAPGPPPPAATAPPSVTGAGVGAHMNGLAYLVGDLDSAAKRAAGTAARRKAPQPDSAEVPEAAATPQEQQPRRPPRRRAKAQKLGRGYEYADLEDDADVPAAAACSANKDRLAAVVASDDCAGILGFAGVAQKNGAGPPAGLISRAGDAFDRRPRMPMVPGTWEAEPARPQNASGESGSRAGHEETRSADGWRRQQRSVS
- the esxG gene encoding type VII secretion system protein EsxG gives rise to the protein MSLLDAHIPQLVASQSAFAAKAGLMRHTVGQAEQAAMSAQAFHQGEAAAAFQGAHARFVAAAAKVNTLLDVAQANLGEAAGTYVAADAAAASSYTGF
- a CDS encoding WXG100 family type VII secretion target, which codes for MSQIMYNYPAMLAHAGDMSGYAGTLQGLGADIAAEQAALQNAWQGDTGITYQAWQAQWNQAMEDLVRAYQAMATTHEANTMSMMARDQAEAAKWGG
- a CDS encoding PE family protein, with protein sequence MTLRVVPEGLAGASAAVEALTARLAAAQAAAAPLTAVVVPPAADPVSVETAAGFSASGEEHAVVAAQGVEELGRAGVGVGESGASYLAGDVAAAATYGISGG
- a CDS encoding Gfo/Idh/MocA family protein, producing the protein MTGHGAPVRIGILGAANIAPAAVIKPAAGHVEALVAAVAARDPSRAQAFATKHGIARVHDSYEALIADPALDAVYIPLPNGLHGEWTRAALAAGKHVLCEKPFTANAAEAAEIAELAAASDRVVMEAFHYRYHPLTLRIEQIIGSGELGTLQRVETAMCFPLPKFSDIRYNYSLAGGATMDAGCYAVHMARLFGGESPEVVSAQAKTRDQQVDRAMTAELRFAGGHTGQVRCSMWSSDLLNISARVVGDRGELRVLNPVVPQFFHRLTVRAARGKRVERFPRRPSYAYQLDAFAGAVLHGRAVTTTPEDAVKNMTVIDAIYQAAGLPLRNPS